A single region of the Lysinibacillus sp. B2A1 genome encodes:
- the phnC gene encoding phosphonate ABC transporter ATP-binding protein — protein sequence MIEFKEVEKRYPNGFLALNHINLKIEQGEFVAIIGLSGAGKSTLLRCINKMHDISGGTLRVNTINVGQLKGKEVRNLRRNIGMIFQSFNLVTRVSVLKNVLVSFVPNMPLWRKIFGVFTRKEKLQALMALDQVGILEKAYVRVDQLSGGQQQRVALARTLAQNPQIILADEPVASLDPVTAKQVMEDFKRINQELNMTILINTHHVDLALAYATRVIGVRNGEIVFDGRADEINEETLAFIYNDTKVGRGVNHHAMEATIAAKNSIA from the coding sequence ATGATTGAGTTTAAAGAGGTAGAAAAAAGATACCCCAATGGCTTTCTTGCATTGAATCACATTAACCTTAAGATTGAGCAGGGGGAGTTCGTAGCGATTATCGGTTTGTCAGGCGCAGGGAAATCAACACTATTGCGCTGTATTAATAAAATGCACGATATCTCTGGGGGAACTTTGCGGGTAAATACTATTAATGTGGGTCAGTTAAAGGGCAAGGAGGTACGAAATCTGCGCCGAAATATTGGTATGATATTTCAATCCTTTAATTTGGTAACACGTGTATCCGTTTTGAAAAATGTCCTTGTTTCCTTTGTTCCTAATATGCCACTTTGGCGAAAAATCTTTGGTGTTTTTACAAGAAAAGAGAAGCTCCAGGCATTAATGGCTCTGGATCAAGTAGGGATTTTAGAGAAGGCCTATGTACGAGTAGATCAGTTATCCGGCGGTCAGCAGCAGCGCGTAGCCTTGGCACGTACACTTGCTCAAAATCCCCAAATTATTTTAGCGGATGAGCCTGTCGCATCATTGGACCCTGTGACAGCTAAGCAAGTGATGGAAGATTTTAAACGTATTAATCAAGAATTAAACATGACAATTTTAATTAATACACATCACGTTGATTTGGCATTGGCTTATGCAACTCGTGTTATTGGTGTAAGGAACGGAGAAATCGTTTTTGATGGGAGAGCGGATGAAATCAATGAGGAGACGCTTGCTTTTATTTATAATGATACGAAAGTGGGGAGAGGTGTAAATCATCATGCAATGGAAGCTACTATTGCCGCAAAAAATAGTATTGCCTAA
- the phnE gene encoding phosphonate ABC transporter, permease protein PhnE — protein MQWKLLLPQKIVLPNGKEVLEKRSIMPLIWLILFALTLLSMRITGFSLEVLRDRIDQFFVIVQQMVPPNWGYVARLWQPLFDTIKMSLLGSVAGAICALPIAMLAAANITKNKWIAMLSKFVLSLLRTLPTLIIALIATFIFGLGTMAGTIAIFLFTIAYVGKLLYEQIENVDMGAFEATQAMGLPTIQAFRYAILPQILPNYISTSLFCFEGNVRYASILGYVGAGGIGLLLNESLGWRSYANVGMILLMLVCTVFIIESTSEYFRKRLM, from the coding sequence ATGCAATGGAAGCTACTATTGCCGCAAAAAATAGTATTGCCTAATGGTAAGGAAGTGCTGGAAAAGCGCTCCATCATGCCACTAATATGGCTTATCCTCTTTGCTTTAACATTGCTTTCTATGCGTATTACAGGCTTTAGTCTAGAAGTCTTGAGGGATCGAATTGATCAGTTTTTCGTGATTGTACAGCAGATGGTACCACCTAATTGGGGATATGTAGCGAGGCTATGGCAGCCGTTATTCGATACTATTAAAATGTCATTGCTTGGCTCTGTAGCAGGTGCTATTTGTGCCTTACCTATTGCTATGCTTGCTGCAGCGAATATTACTAAAAATAAATGGATTGCGATGTTAAGCAAATTTGTGTTGAGCTTACTTCGCACATTACCAACACTAATCATTGCGCTGATTGCAACATTCATATTTGGGCTTGGAACGATGGCTGGTACTATTGCCATCTTTTTATTCACAATTGCATATGTCGGAAAGCTTTTATATGAACAAATTGAAAATGTTGATATGGGGGCATTTGAGGCTACGCAGGCAATGGGATTGCCAACCATTCAGGCATTTCGCTATGCCATTTTGCCGCAGATTCTCCCGAACTACATATCGACATCATTATTTTGCTTTGAAGGAAATGTCCGCTATGCATCCATTCTAGGGTATGTCGGTGCTGGTGGAATTGGTTTGCTTCTTAATGAAAGCTTGGGGTGGAGAAGCTATGCAAATGTAGGCATGATTTTACTAATGCTTGTTTGTACTGTTTTTATCATTGAATCAACTAGTGAATATTTCCGTAAGAGATTAATGTAG
- the phnE gene encoding phosphonate ABC transporter, permease protein PhnE produces the protein MNAIEKQLQVQPNRRMSYFLTLLIVGLLFIWSISTIHADSISNNGATIAKNILLGLLQLDWTLLFNATTGGVPYLLIETMAIAFLGTIVGAFLAIPLAFLSASNIVPKPIAFVVRLLLIVIRTIPAIVYGLMFIRVTGQGPFAGVLTMSLTSIGMLSKLYVDVIEDLDKSILESMEALGCTLMEKIRYGIWPQLTALFLSIVIYRFDMNLRDATVLGLVGAGGIGAPLIFAMNAYKWSEVGAILVGLILLILMVEYASNRMRTKLVKG, from the coding sequence ATGAATGCCATCGAAAAGCAATTACAAGTACAACCGAATCGACGTATGTCATACTTTCTAACCCTTTTGATTGTAGGTTTGCTATTTATATGGTCGATATCAACGATACATGCTGACTCGATATCTAACAATGGGGCAACAATTGCAAAAAATATATTACTAGGGCTACTGCAGCTAGATTGGACATTATTATTTAATGCAACTACAGGTGGGGTTCCTTATTTATTAATTGAAACAATGGCCATTGCCTTTCTTGGTACGATTGTAGGAGCATTTCTAGCTATTCCATTGGCCTTCTTATCAGCCTCGAATATAGTCCCCAAGCCAATTGCATTTGTGGTGCGTTTACTATTAATCGTTATACGTACCATTCCTGCGATTGTTTATGGTCTTATGTTTATTCGAGTTACAGGTCAAGGGCCATTTGCTGGTGTGCTTACGATGTCGTTAACATCCATAGGCATGCTGTCCAAGCTATATGTTGATGTGATAGAGGATTTGGATAAGAGTATATTAGAATCGATGGAAGCTCTAGGCTGTACGCTGATGGAGAAGATTCGTTATGGTATATGGCCACAATTGACGGCTTTATTTTTATCGATTGTCATCTATCGCTTTGATATGAATTTACGTGATGCAACCGTACTTGGCTTAGTAGGAGCTGGAGGAATAGGCGCACCCCTTATTTTTGCAATGAATGCATATAAATGGTCTGAGGTAGGAGCTATTTTAGTAGGATTAATTTTACTTATTTTAATGGTGGAATATGCGTCAAACCGTATGAGAACTAAGCTTGTCAAAGGATAA
- a CDS encoding transposase encodes MRILCERKVVNVLVNASFNNEKLIKLLEEQLDYMKQQNKDLSKQIEALTEQVRYLTKLLYGSKTEKSKYTAPDGQGSLFDDDQSFSDSEHTEEQSTATITYTVVRKLHKKKRNDSFRDGIEVEEIHHHPTNTQCDCCLGQMTEAGTTIAREEAKFIPAKMMRIQHIEHAYECKHCKMDATQKAQMKRGKAPQAAIQRSIAGPTVLAKLIYDKFIQYLPLYRQVKEWERYGLLTNDKNLSNWVIRAAEDWLLPIYEQMKQILTMKSVLHVDETYAQIINRSDGKSGQSNAYNWVFRSVPSQGPIIVLFHSALSRSRSVLVEFTKGFKGTVICDGYSAYGNLPDVTFANCWAHVRRYWLKADSKNGQIGVDFCDQLYRLERQFKHLSPGKRRKSRQKYSKPIVEKFLKWVDESPFFGKNALAKAAEYTLNRIHGLKAFLFDGRIEMDNNPAENAIRPNVIGRKNWLFSVSEAGAKANAICLSLAETAKANGIDFYQYLVTLLTELPNLPLYQQPEILNDYMPWSKNIQVTCAK; translated from the coding sequence ATGAGAATCTTATGCGAACGGAAAGTGGTGAATGTTTTGGTGAACGCTTCTTTTAACAACGAGAAATTAATTAAACTTCTTGAAGAACAGCTTGATTATATGAAGCAACAAAACAAAGATTTATCTAAACAGATTGAAGCGCTAACTGAACAAGTACGCTATTTAACAAAACTTTTATACGGATCAAAAACCGAGAAATCAAAATACACTGCACCAGATGGACAAGGATCATTATTTGATGATGATCAGTCTTTTAGTGATTCTGAGCACACAGAAGAACAAAGCACGGCGACGATTACGTACACCGTTGTCCGTAAACTACATAAGAAGAAACGGAATGATTCTTTTCGTGACGGGATTGAAGTAGAAGAAATTCACCATCATCCCACCAACACACAATGTGACTGTTGCCTTGGTCAAATGACTGAAGCTGGTACAACGATTGCGCGTGAAGAAGCAAAATTCATTCCGGCAAAAATGATGCGCATCCAGCATATTGAACATGCCTACGAGTGCAAGCACTGTAAAATGGATGCCACACAAAAAGCACAAATGAAACGTGGGAAAGCCCCACAAGCTGCCATTCAGCGAAGTATTGCAGGACCAACTGTTTTAGCAAAGCTTATTTACGATAAGTTTATTCAGTATTTACCTCTTTACCGTCAGGTAAAGGAGTGGGAACGATATGGCCTACTTACGAATGATAAGAACCTATCAAACTGGGTTATTCGTGCTGCAGAAGATTGGCTTTTACCGATTTATGAACAGATGAAGCAGATTTTAACGATGAAATCAGTACTGCATGTGGACGAAACGTATGCGCAAATTATCAATCGGTCAGACGGAAAATCAGGACAATCGAATGCCTACAATTGGGTGTTCCGCAGCGTGCCAAGCCAAGGTCCAATCATCGTTCTTTTTCATAGTGCATTATCGAGAAGTCGTTCTGTACTAGTAGAATTTACAAAAGGCTTTAAAGGAACGGTGATTTGTGATGGTTACTCGGCATACGGTAATCTTCCTGATGTCACGTTCGCTAACTGTTGGGCGCATGTGCGACGATATTGGCTGAAAGCCGATAGCAAAAACGGGCAAATTGGCGTGGATTTCTGTGACCAACTGTATCGCCTAGAACGTCAATTTAAGCATCTTTCACCAGGTAAACGCCGAAAATCACGGCAAAAATATTCAAAGCCGATTGTAGAGAAATTCTTAAAATGGGTGGATGAATCGCCTTTCTTCGGAAAAAATGCCTTAGCTAAAGCTGCCGAATACACATTAAATCGAATACATGGATTAAAAGCTTTTCTGTTCGATGGCCGAATTGAGATGGATAATAATCCAGCTGAAAATGCGATTCGCCCAAATGTGATTGGTCGCAAGAACTGGTTATTTTCTGTTAGTGAAGCTGGTGCTAAAGCGAATGCGATCTGTTTAAGTTTAGCTGAAACAGCAAAAGCAAATGGTATCGACTTTTATCAATACCTAGTGACGTTATTGACAGAGTTGCCAAATTTACCGCTCTATCAGCAGCCAGAGATTTTAAACGATTACATGCCTTGGTCGAAAAATATCCAAGTGACATGTGCAAAATAG